The following nucleotide sequence is from Hyphomicrobiales bacterium.
GGACGCCGGCATGGAGGTCGTCTACGAAGGCATCCGCCTGACGCCCGCCCAGATCGTCAACGCCGCCCTCGAAGAGAGCGTCCACGTCGTCGGACTTTCCATCCTCTCCGGCAGCCACGTCGCGCTCGCGAGCGAGGTGGTTGACCTCATGCGCCGGGAGGGCCTCGGCGACGTGCCGGTCATCGTCGGTGGCATCATCCCGCCAGAGGATGCCTCGAGGCTGCGGAGCGCCGGCATCGCGGCGGTCTTCACACCGAAGGACTACCAGCTGAACGAGATCATGGCCGAGATCGTCCGCCTCGTGGATGGAACGGCCGCCGCGGCGTGAGCCGCCATGACGCAACCCCGGCGTTGCCGGCGGGCGATGTCCGTCTGCTTGCCAGGCAAGGAGTTGAAAGCATGTCGAGGTTGCTCGTCGCCGCAGGTGGAAAATGGGATCCGGCCCTGCGTGATCTGGCCCCGGAGATCGAACTGCGGCGCACTGACGACATGGGCGACCCCTCGGCGATCGACTATGCGCTCGTCTGGATGCCGCCGGAGGGGCTCCTCGCCTCGCTGCCCAACCTCAAGGTGATCTTTTCCGCCGCGGCCGGCGTCGACCACATCCTGCGCGATCCGAGCCTGCCGCGCCATCTGCCCATCGTGCGCATGTCGGACCCCTACCAGGGCGCCATGATGGCCGAATACGCGATCTACGCCGTCCTGCATTTTCACCGCTTCTTCGACGTCGTCGCGCGCAGCGAGGCCGAGCACCGCTGGGACGAGCAGCCGGTCATTTATACGCCTTCCAAGACCGTCGGCGTCCTCGGGCTCGGCGCCATCGGCCAGGAGGTTGCGCGCAGGTTCGCCCTGCTCGGATTTTCCGTGCGCGGCTGGGGTCGCACGCCGCGAATGATCGAAGGTCTGGCGACGCACCATGGCCCGGCCGGCCTCGCCGAGATGCTGCCGCTCTGCGACTACGTCGTCTGCGCGCTGCCGCTGACGCCCGAGACGAAAGGTCTGATCGGCGCCGATTTCCTCTCCCGGATGCGGGCGGGCAGCGCGCTCGTCAACATCGGTCGCGGCGGCCACGTTGTCGACGACGACCTCATTGCCGCGATCGACAGCGGCCACCTGCGTGGCGCGTTCCTCGATGTCACTTCGCCCGAACCGCTGCCGGCCGCTCACCCTTTCTGGTCCCATCCGCGAATCCGCATCACGCCCCACATGGCTGGCGAGTTGCATCCGCCGACGGCGGCCCGCTCCGTCATCGCCAATATCCGACGGTTCGAAGCGGGCGAGCCGCTGTCGAATGTCTACGACGGCGATCGCGGCTATTGACGAGGCGCCTTCATTCGCCGAGTTCGGCGCGCACCCAGTCCTGGAAGCGCTTGACGAAGTATTCCTCCGGCATCAGCACGCCCTGCTCGAACGGCGCGGCGTGCAGACCGCGCTGATTGAGTTCGCTCACCGCCGCGTCCTGCTCCATGACGAGCTTTGCGAAATCGACCACGTTCGTCGTGTCATAGTCCGGATCGGCGAGTGTCTCGGGCGGGAAAAGCCATTCGGCGACGAGTTCGGTCTGCTCCGGCCCTTTCGGCAGCATGTGCACGATCCGCATGTGGTCGGGATATCCGGCGATGAACATGGAGGGCCAGATCGTCGCATAATGGTGTCCGCGCGCGAGATCCGCCGCCGAGAGGGATGGAATGACGCGGCCCTGCGCGCGTCCATCCATCGACCAGGTCTCGGCGCCCTCGCGCATCCCGCCCTTGTAGCGTGGGTCCGCGTCGTCCTGATGCTCGACCCAGTCCGGCAGGTCACGTGCGAGCATGATGCGCCGGGAATACATGGGCACGAGATCGACCAACTCGGGATGCACATTCGGGCAGTGCAGGCACTCGTTGAAATTCTCCCAGAACGTCTTCCAGTTGCAGTTCATCACCGTGCGCCAGGTGTGCCCGACCACGAGATCCTCGAGCGGGAAATTGGCGAGGTTTTCGGCATCGCGCTGGAAAACGGTGCGCGCATCGAACGTGGCGTTCGCGTCGAGATTGATGAAGACCGAACCGCGCCACTCCCCGAGCGCCACGGGAAACAGGGAATAATCGCCCTTGGAGAATCCCTCCGGCTCGCTGAACGAGGTCGTGCGCACCAGCCGCCCGTCGTCGGCCGCGAACGACCACTGATGATAAGGGCAGACGAGGAGCTTCGACTTGAGCCGGCCCTCGTGCTGTGTGCAGAGGAGCGAGCCGCGGTGCCGGCAACTGTTGTAGAAGGCCTTGAGCACCCCTTGCCCGTCGCGCAAGACGACGATGTTCTGGTCCCCGACCGTGAGCGTGCGATAGCAGAGCGGCTCGGCGAGCGCGGTGCTCCGGCACACGTACAACCAGCCGCGCCGCCAGATCGTGGCGAGTTCGCGGGCGTGGTGGGCCGGATCATGATACCAGCTCGCCGGCAACGACGGCTCGGCCCGCTTCAGGGCATTGTATTCGACATCCTTTTCCTGGATGCGGCGCTCGGACATCACGGCCCTCCAAAATGCTTGCCCGCCCATTCGTCCCGACGTGCGGCCGGCCGTTCCGGCCGGCCGCGCCTAGCAGCGCGCGAGCACTCCGTTCAGCTGCCTGCCCGAACAGAATATTCCGCCCCAGTGGTATCCAATGCGACCGCCCTGGAAGCGGATCCGGTACCAGTAGTAGCCATTCATCTCCACGCCCGAGTTCAGCAGGACGGTGATCGGCTCGCCTTCGCGCAGCGAGGCAACACGCGGGCGCTCGATATATGGCCCCTCGCGCACGATGCCACCATAGGAGCGGCCCGGCATCGGCATGAGGTTGTTCTCGTCCACCACGACCTGGGCGATGCAGCCGTCTGTTTCGGGCACCTGTACGAAGCCCGGTCCGCAGGGATCCTCGCCATCGACGTTCGCGTTGCGCTGGCAGCGCCCGTTGACCAGTTCGAAGCCGACCGGGCACTGGTCGCCCTGCCCGCCGTTCTGGTTGCCGGCATAGCCGCCACCGCCGCCCGCATAACCGCCGCTGCCTCCGCCGCCGCCGGCGTAGCCTCCTCCGTTGCCCCAACCGCCCGCCGAGCCACCCGACGAACCACCGTTGTCGTATGAACCACCCGCCGACCCGCTGTTGTCGTAAGAACCGCCATCGGCCTGTGTGTCGCCGCTCGAGCCGTCTCCGCCCTCGAGCTGCGCGATGCGCTCGTCATAGGCGTTCGCGATGCAGATCACATCGTTGCGGCAGGCGTTGCGCGAGATCAGCCAGCCACGCTGCTCGTTTCTGAGATTGCGTAGCGCGGCGCCATGGAATTGTGCCCCGAACTGCTCGTAGACCACGTTGAGGATACGATCCAGGCGGATCAGAAATCCATGCCGGCAGATGGTTCGCTCCGCCGCACCCTGCGGATTATCGCAGAAGTCGGCGGCGCGCGCCGGAGCGGGCGCCAATCCGAGCAGCACGAGCACGAAGAACGCACCGGCTGGTGCAGCCCACGGTCTGCGCACAATACCCATTTGCCTTCTCCCTGCGGGGGTGGCGATTGCTTCGGCGCTCCGCCGGTCGCCGTCCCGAGACGACTTCGCCGCCAGTTGACCACCACGCCGCACGGCGCGCAATCCCCCTGCCCGGCCCAGCGCTCGGACCCGGTGCGCAGCGAAAAAAAAGGCACCCCCGGCGGGGGTGCCCCGTCATGCCCGACCTATGCGACCCGCTTCAGCGCTTGTCGCCCTTCTCGGCGTCGTCGTCGTCGTCATCCTCGTCGTCGTACTCGTCGTCGTCGAAGTCGTCGTCGTCGATGTGCTCCGAAGTCATCAATCCGATCGCCGCGCCGGTTGCGTCCGACACGACGGCCATCCGACCGACCCCGTCGACATCGAAAGCCTCCCGAAGCACGGTGCCACCGGCTGCCTTGACGCTCTCGATGCGGCTGTCGACGTCGTCCACCTCGAGGTAGCTGAACCAGTGCGAGGGCGTTCCAGCCGGCAGATTGGCCGGCATCTGCATGATGCCCGCCACGGCCTCGTCGCCCATCACCGCGACCCAATAGCTGCCGCCGTCGGGCATCAGCATGCGATCGTATTCCCAGCCCACGGCCTCGGCGTAAAAGGCCTTGGCCCGCTCGACGTCGTGGGTGATCAGTTCATTCCAGCTGAATGTCGCATGAATCATGGACACGCTCCTCGTTGAAATCGTTAGGCGGCCTCGCCCGTGACGGCGCGCCGCGGCGCGCGCGACCCTACGCCTCCGGGCAGCGACACCCAAGGGAATTCTAGCGATACCCGGCACCGCCGGCGCGCGCGCCCTCTCGCACCTCGGGCAAGGGGTGCGCACCCGGCACGGCTCGGCTATGGAGGGGCGCCGTAGGGAGCACCATGCCCTCCACGCCCCGCGCTTTTGGATCTCTCCGCGATGCTCGCCGAAACGCTGTCCGAGGTTCTTTCGACGGTGACACCGGTCTTCGGTCTCATCGCGCTCGGCTATGCGAGCGCGCGCACCGGTCTCCTCGCGGCCTCCGCCGGCGCCGGCCTTTCCGCCTTCGTCTTCACCATCGCGATGCCGGCCCTGCTGTTCCGCACCCTCGCGACGGTCGAGGCGCCGCCTGCCGATCAGGTCCTTCTGCTCGTCGGCTACATGAGCGCGGTGGCGGCGACCTGGCTCATCGCCAGCCTCGTATCGCTCTTCGTCCTGCGGCGGCCGCCGTCCGACAGCGCCGCCATCTCCATGGCCGCGGCCTTCGGCAACACCGTGATGCTCGGCATTCCGCTGGTTCTCGGCCATTTCGGCGAAGCCGCCCTGGCCCCGCTCGCGGCCATCATCGCCATCCACGCGCCGTTGCTCTGGCTCGCCGCGACGCTGCAGATCACTTGGACGACACCGCGCGCGGCGACCTCGACGATGGAGACGCTGCTCGCGCTCACGCGCGATCTCGCCCGCAACCCGATCATCCTCGGCATTGTCCTCGGCTCGCTCTATGGCCAGACCGGCCTGCCGATCCCCGGCGTCGCCGACAAGCTTCTCGCGCTCCTGGCCGCAGCCGGCGTGCCCGGCGCGCTATTTGCCCTCGGTATGAGTCTGGCGCAGTATTCCCTCACGGCGCAACCGGCGAGCCTACTGGCCACGACCGCGATCAAGCTCGTCATGATGCCCGCCCTCGCCTGGCTGATCGCCGGTCCGCTGCTCGGCCTCGCGCCCCTCTGGATCGGCGTCATCGTGCTGCTCGCGGCGGTCCCGACCGGCGCCAATGCCTACCTATTTGCGAGCAAGCACGAGTGCGCGGTAGGCACCGTCTCGGGTGCCATCGCATTGGGCACTCTGATCTCGTTCGCCACCATCTCGGCACTTCTCGTGCTGCTGTCGCCCTGACGTCGAGGGCCTCAGGCGGCGACGGGCTCTTCCACGTCGCAGCCGGCAGCGAACGGCCCGTCGCGGACCACCGCACGGGCGGAGCCACCCACTCGGATGCGCTCCATCTCCGAGCGGATATCTCCGATGGCGAGTTCGACGTAGTCGAGCTTGGCCGCCGCCTCGATATGGCAGCGACCGGCGGTGCGCGAGCGCTCGGCCGCGCGCGCGACGTGCTGCTCCAGCTTGCCCAGTTGCGCGCGCGGCGTCAGGACCGGCGGCTCGCCATGAGGCACGACCATCGGCACGCTCACGGCCTGGCCGTCCTTGCGGCGCCGCAGCCCGGCGCCCGCCTCCATGATCCGCCGCCGGGCCGCATCCCAGAACGCCGCGATCGCCCGCGATGCCCGAACCAAGCGCACCCGGATGGGATCGCCGACAAGCAGGCCGACCAGCGCCGCCGCGATCAGGAGGGAAAAGCATGACCAGAGCCCGGCCGGAGCGGCGTTCGATCTGAGGCGTTCGGACATGCGATGGTATTCCAGTTCACTCGTCGATCGGGATGGCGCCGGATGGATTCGGCTACCGCTTCGAGAGAACTTCGTCCGGAATTGTTAAAATACTGTTGTTCAATGTTTTTCGTGATAACTCTCCGGCGTCGGCCAACCGACCGCACCGTCACCCGCGCCAGCGGCGAGGTGCATGCCAATCGCGGCCTCACAGAGCGCGCGAATTTCCTCCACCGTGACGCCGGCCCGCCGGAGGCTCGCGAGACTCCGGTCGCCCGCGCTCTTCGATAGTTTTCGTCCACTATCGTCCCTGAGGAGACCATGATGATGATAGATCGGCGGCGTGATCCCGAGCAGCGCCTGCAGCAGTCGGTGGAGATCGGTCGCCCGCTCGAGGTCGGCGCCGCGCGTGACGTGCGTGATCCCTTGCGCCGCATCGTCGACGACCACGGCGAGATGATAGCTCGTTGGAGTGTCACGGCGCACGATGATCGCATCTCCCCAGATGGCGGGATCGGCCGGCCGTTGCCATGACTTTCCTTCCGCATCGAAGCTTTCGATCATCAGCGGCCACGACCCGCGCTGACGCGCCGCCGCGATCGCCTTCCCCATGTCGATACGCCAGGCCGGACGATCACCGCGCGCGAGTCGCTCTTCGATCTCGCCGGGTGTCAGCTGGCGGTCGCCCCCCGGGTAGTGCGGCTGGCCATCGGGGTCCACCGGCCAGCTCTCGGCGCGCAACGAGGCCTGCGCGGTTGCCTCGTCCACCGCGGACCGAACCTCACCGCGGCTCTGGAAGCTCGCATAGAGGAGGCCCGCCCCCTCGAGCCGTCCCGCCGCCTCGCCATAGAGCGCAAAGCGCTCCGACTGGCGCACCACCTCGCCCGACCAGGCGAGCCCGAGCCAGGTGAGGTCATCCATGATGCCGCGAACATAGGCCTCGCGCGTGCGCACAGTATCGATGTCCTCGATCCGCAGCAGAACCTCGCCGCCGAGCCGATCGGCGAAGGTCCAGGTAACGAGCGCGGAAAGAGCATGGCCGGCGTGCAATGGGCCGTTCGGGCTCGGCGCGAACCGGAGGCGAGGGCGCCGCGCTCCATCCGGCGAGCCTTGCGCTGGCCTCGCGTTCTTGGGAACAGTCTCCCGGCCCTTCGTCACGTCACGCCTCCGGATCGCCGTCCGGGCGTTGCATCGATCGAGCCCTCATCGGAACCGGAGCCCATCGCTTGCAGCCGCCCGCAACCATCGAGACCATGGCCGACATCGAGGTCGGCGTGAAGGCGCTGGCGGCGCACTGCCCTGCCATGGCACGCGCGTGGCGCGTCGCCGGACTGCCACCGCTGCGCCGTGACGCCGGCGGTTTCGAGGGGCTCGTTCGGATCGTCATCGGCCAGCAGGTCTCGACCGCGAGCGCGCGGGCGATCCATGCGCGGTTCGCGAATGCCCTCCAACCCCTGACGCCTGGGACGGTACGATCCGCGACCGACGACGAACTGCGCGCCGTCGGACTGAGCCGTCCCAAGATCGCGACCATCCGCGCCGTGGCTGAGGCTTTCGCGACGGGCGCTATTGCGGCGGACGATCTGGCTGGGCTCGGGGAGGACGAATTGCGCCGCCGCCTGCTGGCGATCCATGGCATCGGGCCGTGGAGTTGCGACATCTACCTCCTGTTCGGGCTCGGGCGTGTCGACGCATTCGCGCCGGGCGACCTCGCGCTGCAGGTGGCGGCGGGCGAACTGTTCGATCTCGAAACCCGCCCGGACGCGCGGGCCCTCGCTCTGTTGTCCGAACGCTGGCGCCCGTGGCGCGGAGTCGCCGCGCGGTTGCTCTGGGCTTACTATGGCAAACGGCGAGAGGGTGCGGCCACCGCCACCGAGGCGCAGGAGATCGCCCCGGGCATGCCGATCTAGAACGACCAGCGCGAGGGGAGGCGCGGCGAGCCGATGACCAAGGCAACTCTGGACGGGCCGCGCTTCGGGCCCTCGAACGGCGGCCCGCCGCGCCACCTCGTCGTGCTCCTTCACGGCTACGGCGCGAACGGCGACGATCTGATCGCGCTCGCTCCCCCGCTCGCCGAGGCACTGCCGGACACTGTGTTCGTTGCGCCAGACGCGCCGGAGCGCCTGCCGTTCGAGGTGTTCGGCGGGCGCCAGTGGTTCGCTCTCTCGGACCTTTCGCCGCGTGAGATCGCGGCCGGTTCCGCCGCTGCCACTCCACCGCTCGAGGCGTTCCTTTCTGCCGAGTTGGCCCGCTGGAGCCTGCCGCCCGGAGCGCTCGCCCTCGTCGGATTTTCCCAGGGCACCATCATGGCCCTGCACGCCGGGTTACGCCGCACCGTCGCCCCGGCCGCCATCGTCGGCTTTTCGGGCGCCCTCGCCGCTCCCGACCGGCTTGCCGGCGAAATCCGTGCCCGTCCGCCGGTTCTCCTCGTTCACGGCGCCCTCGACGATGTGATCCCGGCGGCCGCGAGCGGGCTCGCCGCCCGCGTTCTCGAAGGCCTCGGCGTCGCAGTCGAAACGCGCATCCGCCCGTCGCTCGGCCACGGCATCGACCCCGAGGGCCTAGAGCTGGCGCGCGCCTTCCTCGCCCGCGCGCTCGGCAGGGCTCCCGAGGGACCGGAGCAAGCCGAATGACCACACCCACCGGCGCCTCGGTGCTCCCCGACCGTGAGCGGATTTTGCCGGCGGGTCTGCGCCCCGGCGCCGAATTGTTGGCGGAGGGCCGTGAGCAGGCGGGCAGGACGCTCCTCGGCTCCTGCCCATTCCTCACGGCCAACGGGGTCGTATGCGAGCACGACTTCAAACGCCGGATGGCCGCCGATGGCCGCATCATGCAACACGCACAGATCGGTTTTCGCAGCCTCGAGCGCACCGTCACCGCGGCCCGCGAGGTACATGCCCGTGCCGGAGAGAGAGGCGCCCGCGTCGACCGCTACGGCATCTGCCTCGATTGGACGATGGGGCTTCCGGTCGGCGAACGCCGCGCCGTCCCGGCCGGCACCGGCCTCGTCCTCGACGACCTCGATCAGTTCTATGCCATCAGCCATGCCGCCCCGGTCGCCCCGCACTTCGGCGACTTCGTGCTCGGCTTTCCGGCGGCCCTCGAGAACACCCGCGCGGCCCTCGCCGCCGGCTCGACGGCCATCGGCAACCTCGGCCAGTATTTCGCGTTCCGCCTGCCGGGCCGTGACGATGACCGCGCCGCCACCGAGGCGACCGTGATCGCACTCGGCCTCATCGCCGCCACGCCGGCCCCCATCCTCGTGCACTCGAACCTCGACGATGGATTTGCCGCGCTCTTCACCGATCTCGCCTGCAGCCTCGGCGCCGTCCTCCTCGAGCAGCATGCCATCGAGCATTTGATCGGCGCGCGCCTCGCCCACTGCTATGGCCACCATTTTTCCGACCCGGTGCGCCGTGCCGCCTTCCAGATCGCCCTTTCCCGCGTGACCAATGCCCCCGGAACCATGGTCTACGGCAACACCACCGCCTATCGCGGCACCCCATCGGAGAATTTCGCGAGCCTGGCGAGCTATCTCGTCGTCGATCTGGCGGGCCAGCGCCGGTTCGCCACCGGTCACGCCATCAATCCGGTTCCGGTCACCGAGAACGAGCGCATTCCCGAGATCGCCGAGATCGTGGAGGCTCAGTGCTTCGCCCACCGCCTCGCCGAGCGCACCGCCGACCTCGCACCGCTCATCGACCTTTCGGCGGCCGTGCGCCTCGCCGATGGCATCGTGGCGGGCGGCGAACGCTTTCGCGACAACGTGCTCGCCGGCCTTTCGGCGATCGGCATCGACACCACGGACCCTGCCCAATTGCTCGCTGCATTACGCCGTCTCGGGGGACGCCGGCTGGAAGCAGCCTTCGGCCCGGGACCCGCGCCGGACGCGGGTAACCCTCTGCCCCGCCAGCCTCTGGTCCGCTCCAGCATCGTCGACGAGATCGCCGAGATGGCCGCAACGCACCTCGAACGCTGCGATGCGCCGACCCGCGCGGCGATCGCACGAGCCGCGCCACTGGTTCTGTCGGCGACGACCGACATCCACGAGCACGGCAAGATGCTGTTGGACACCGTGCTCGCGCGGCTCGGCGTGCGCGTGCACGACGCCGGCGTCACGGTCACCCCCGACGAACTCGCCGAACTCGCCAGCGCCACCATGCCCGATGCCATCGCGGTCAGCACGTACAACGGCATTGCCCTCGACTTCCTTTCGGCCTTGAATGCGGCCCTCGAAGAACGGGGCCTCTCCATCCCGGTCATGATCGGTGGTCGCCTCAACCAGGTTCCGCCCGGTTCCAACACCAGCCTGCCGGTTGACGTCGGCAGCGAACTCTCGGGCCTCGGAGCCCACGTCTGTCGCTCGATCGAGGACAGCTACAGCGTTCTGGCGGGGCTTGGGCTCGAGAAGCGCTCGGGGTCCATTGCGCGGTCCGGACAGTCGAAGGAGTGAGGTGGTATGCAGTCGCGCGAGCTGACCGTCGGGATCATCGGTGTCGGCCACCTGATGCGCCATCTGGTGCCGGGAATGTTGCGCACGGCCTCGCCGCCCCGCCTGCTGCTTGGACCACGCAGCCGGGCCGATGCCGAAGCACTCGCCAGCGCACACGGCCTCGAGATCGCTGCCGACAACGCCGACGTGGTTTGCCGCTCCGACCTCGTCGTCGTCGCCGTGCGCCCACCCCAGACTGAGGAGGCGATGACCGGACTGCCCTGGCGCGCCGGCCAGACGGTGCTCTCGCTGATGGCGGGTGTCACGCTCGAACGGCTGGCCCGCATCGCCCGGCCGGCAACCGTGGTGCGCGCCATGCCGGTCGTCGCCGGCCTATATGGCGAGAGCGCCACCAGCCTCCACCCCGAGAATGCGGCCGCCCGCACCGTGCTGACGCCCCTCGGCGCCGTGGTCGCGCTCGAGACCGAGGAGCTGTTTGAGAAGGCCTCGATCCTCGGCGCCGGCTATGGCTGGCTGCAGGTCCTCGCGAACGACATGATCGCTTGGCTCGAATCGGAGGGGATCGAACCGGCCGCCGCCCGAACCCTGGTTGCCCAGACCATGCGGGCGAGCGCCACCACGCTGCTCGAGCGCCGCGAAACGACGCCCGGTGAGCTCGTCGCTGAACTGATCTCGCCGGGCAGCCTCACCGGCCAGGGCCGCGACATCCTGATGGACGACGACTACTTTCGAGGCTGGCGCCACGCCCTGGACGCGATCCGCGACCGCCTTCTCGCCACCGGCTGAGGCGCGATTTCCCCGCTTCTTGGCGATCTCCGGGACGTACCGGACCCCCGGCTTCACAGAGTTGACACGCGGCTCTAGTATCCGGCCCGTGAGTAGGCCTCGAATCAGCGACGTGCTCGCATGAGAGAGGGTGACCGATGATCGCAGCGGCGATGCAATCGCCGGAAAGGTTCCCGGCACTGGTGCTGAATGCCGACTATCGGCCTCTCAGCTACTACCCGCTGTCGCTCTGGAGCTGGCAGGACACGGTGAAGGCGGTCTTCCTCGACCGTGTCAACATTGTTTCGGAGTATGAGCGTCGAGTATCGAGCCCGACCTTCGGGATGCGTCTTCCGAGCGTCGTGGCCCTCAAGAGCTACGTGAAACCGGCGCTTTACCCGGCCTTCACCCGCTTCAACGTGTTCCTTCGCGACCGCTTCCAGTGCCAGTATTGCGGCGACCGCGACGAACTGACCTTCGACCACGTCATTCCGCGCTCACGCGGCGGCCTCACTCGTTGGGACAACGTCACGACGGCGTGCGCTCCGTGCAATCTCGCCAAGGGCGGCACCATGCCGCACGTCGGGGGCATGATACCGCGCCAGATGCCCTATCGCCCGACGGTCTATGAACTGCATGCCAACGGCCGTCTCTTCCCGCCGAACTACCTGCACGAAAGCTGGCTCGACTATCTCTACTGGGACAGCGAACTCGAACCGTAGAGCCTTGCGGTGTCGGACGGGCGGGCCGTCGTCGTTCAAGCCGCGCGAGCGGGCCGGCAGAGCGCCGCGGCGATGTCATCGACCGCCGCGCTCCAGTCGGTGCGCGCCTTCTGGCGACCGCGTACGCCGAACGCGGCGAGTGCGTCGGCCGGGCTGCCCCCATCGCGGAAGATGCGCGC
It contains:
- a CDS encoding tRNA glutamyl-Q(34) synthetase GluQRS: MTKGRETVPKNARPAQGSPDGARRPRLRFAPSPNGPLHAGHALSALVTWTFADRLGGEVLLRIEDIDTVRTREAYVRGIMDDLTWLGLAWSGEVVRQSERFALYGEAAGRLEGAGLLYASFQSRGEVRSAVDEATAQASLRAESWPVDPDGQPHYPGGDRQLTPGEIEERLARGDRPAWRIDMGKAIAAARQRGSWPLMIESFDAEGKSWQRPADPAIWGDAIIVRRDTPTSYHLAVVVDDAAQGITHVTRGADLERATDLHRLLQALLGITPPIYHHHGLLRDDSGRKLSKSAGDRSLASLRRAGVTVEEIRALCEAAIGMHLAAGAGDGAVGWPTPESYHEKH
- a CDS encoding AEC family transporter: MLAETLSEVLSTVTPVFGLIALGYASARTGLLAASAGAGLSAFVFTIAMPALLFRTLATVEAPPADQVLLLVGYMSAVAATWLIASLVSLFVLRRPPSDSAAISMAAAFGNTVMLGIPLVLGHFGEAALAPLAAIIAIHAPLLWLAATLQITWTTPRAATSTMETLLALTRDLARNPIILGIVLGSLYGQTGLPIPGVADKLLALLAAAGVPGALFALGMSLAQYSLTAQPASLLATTAIKLVMMPALAWLIAGPLLGLAPLWIGVIVLLAAVPTGANAYLFASKHECAVGTVSGAIALGTLISFATISALLVLLSP
- a CDS encoding DNA-3-methyladenine glycosylase 2 family protein; translated protein: MADIEVGVKALAAHCPAMARAWRVAGLPPLRRDAGGFEGLVRIVIGQQVSTASARAIHARFANALQPLTPGTVRSATDDELRAVGLSRPKIATIRAVAEAFATGAIAADDLAGLGEDELRRRLLAIHGIGPWSCDIYLLFGLGRVDAFAPGDLALQVAAGELFDLETRPDARALALLSERWRPWRGVAARLLWAYYGKRREGAATATEAQEIAPGMPI
- a CDS encoding HNH endonuclease, whose product is MIAAAMQSPERFPALVLNADYRPLSYYPLSLWSWQDTVKAVFLDRVNIVSEYERRVSSPTFGMRLPSVVALKSYVKPALYPAFTRFNVFLRDRFQCQYCGDRDELTFDHVIPRSRGGLTRWDNVTTACAPCNLAKGGTMPHVGGMIPRQMPYRPTVYELHANGRLFPPNYLHESWLDYLYWDSELEP
- a CDS encoding Rieske 2Fe-2S domain-containing protein, with product MSERRIQEKDVEYNALKRAEPSLPASWYHDPAHHARELATIWRRGWLYVCRSTALAEPLCYRTLTVGDQNIVVLRDGQGVLKAFYNSCRHRGSLLCTQHEGRLKSKLLVCPYHQWSFAADDGRLVRTTSFSEPEGFSKGDYSLFPVALGEWRGSVFINLDANATFDARTVFQRDAENLANFPLEDLVVGHTWRTVMNCNWKTFWENFNECLHCPNVHPELVDLVPMYSRRIMLARDLPDWVEHQDDADPRYKGGMREGAETWSMDGRAQGRVIPSLSAADLARGHHYATIWPSMFIAGYPDHMRIVHMLPKGPEQTELVAEWLFPPETLADPDYDTTNVVDFAKLVMEQDAAVSELNQRGLHAAPFEQGVLMPEEYFVKRFQDWVRAELGE
- a CDS encoding glyoxylate/hydroxypyruvate reductase A, translating into MSRLLVAAGGKWDPALRDLAPEIELRRTDDMGDPSAIDYALVWMPPEGLLASLPNLKVIFSAAAGVDHILRDPSLPRHLPIVRMSDPYQGAMMAEYAIYAVLHFHRFFDVVARSEAEHRWDEQPVIYTPSKTVGVLGLGAIGQEVARRFALLGFSVRGWGRTPRMIEGLATHHGPAGLAEMLPLCDYVVCALPLTPETKGLIGADFLSRMRAGSALVNIGRGGHVVDDDLIAAIDSGHLRGAFLDVTSPEPLPAAHPFWSHPRIRITPHMAGELHPPTAARSVIANIRRFEAGEPLSNVYDGDRGY